tgtgaatgATTTTAACAAATTTATACATGTTCTCAAAACTTTCGTAGTTACACATTCTTAGTTTATATTAGAGTATGCATAAACTACAAATAAAGAACATACAAAAACTTCTATTCTAATTAATATTGCTAAGAGCCTTTATCATTCATTGCTGTATGAtaccttttcttctttctttttctctccctttctttctttcttcacttAAATAGGTTCCTTTGGCATTGtactttctatttatttatttatttatatatatagaatcaTTCATTAGAGAAAGAGGAGGGAGGAGGTACTTCATTATCAGCATCATAAGATCATTCACAGAGTTTATTTGAGAGAATGATGAGTTTATCTTCAGGTCAAATCAGTAGTAGCTATGATCTCTCATTCAAGAtcttgttgattggtgattCAGCTGTTGGAAAAAGTAGCTTACTTCTAAGCTTCATCTCTAACTCTACTGAAGAACTTGCCCCCACAATTGGTAATTCTCTCATTTGAGATATACTAAGGATGCaattgtttttgtatttttattttgtttttattttttattttgtctgtttttataattttatgaaagaaacaagaaaaatagaaggtgTCCTTAGACAGTGTCTTATGGtttattaataactattttactattttgttcCTTGTATTGCATTGCATTTGTcattaaattttagaattgatGCTTATTCTATCATATTTCTCATATTAATTtgtatttcatttaatttcccttgtttTTATGTTATGAAGGTGTTGATTTTAAGATCAAACAGCTCATAGTTGGTGGGAAGAGATTGAAACTAACAATTTGGGATACCGGTAAAATTTATAATCAATTCATTTGCTTccaagctctttttcttctctttttttttcccctttgaTAGTAACATTACAACTATTGTAGCTGGACAGGAAAGGTTTAGAACACTAACAAGTTCTTActatagaggagctcaagggaTCATTCTTGGTATGCTAAATTATGTAAATGtgattgttttaattttttctcctAGAGACATGTCTTTGCTATTTGCAAATTGCATAGAAACTTCTTTGTGGAACAAAATCCCTCATGACATTTGTTGTTACAGTTATAGAATTCTTTTgctatatatatttgttttcaGTTTATGATGTCACCAGGAGAGAAAGCTTCACAAATTTATCAGAAGTATGGTCCAAGGAGGTAGAACTCTATTCTACTAATCAGGATTGTGTGAAGTTACTAGTTGGAAATAAAGTTGACAGAGTAAGTTCTTGTGTTATAATAAATATTGTTCTTGAATATAGTGAAGACATACCATgatatttatgttatgtatattgtatattaattttctttgatGCTTTGTATAATTGTATCTCTCTATGATTAGGTTTCTGAAAGGGCTGTGAGCAGAGACGAGGGTTCAGCTCTTGCTAAAGAGTTGGGatgtttgttttttgaatgtagTGCCAAAACTAGAGAAAATGTGGAAAGCTGTTTTGAAGAGCTTGTACTAAAGGTAGGTAGatttttcactttaattttctttttatttaatggacaagaagaagaaattcaaatTGTAGATAAATTGTTACCTTATAGCTAATATAAATCATTTAACATATCATAGATAATGGATGCTCCTAGTCTTCTGGAAGAAGGATCAAGCACAGTAAAAAGGAATATTCTCAAGCAAAAACAGGAACCTCAAGCATCCCAACAAAGTGGTGGTTGTTGCTCTTGAAATGTTTGTTCTAATTGCTGCCAATGTCTTTTGGCTGCTTAATTACTTGTATCTAtcactagttcactaatgaaaatttgaaacaataaTACCTAATAGCTTGtgtatatatttatttctttGACTTATGTTTAAGGGGATTTAGCCTATGTTACAACCATTAAAGAGGTAATTATTTAGCCGTTAATCACAAGTGATTCTCTGTTAAATCATTTCTGAATGTCAATCAACAGCCATATAAAATTAGTATACAATAATCCAGATGTTTTGGCCCTAAAGCAAAATTGGCAAAAAGAAAACTGAATATTTCTACCAATCACAATACTAAGGCTATCATATTAAGCTTCCATGGGAATGGTGGTAGATTCCAACAGCCTCCTAGCATCTGTGCCTGGATCAGGTAACTCTGGCGGGCACTACCAAAGAAAACAATCCTCAGAATTTGATGAAAACTAGAAAAGgtttattattatgtattagaTTCCTTTAAAATTTACATACCTTTCCATATAAGTTTTGCTTGGTGGGGGAAGCACCATGAGACAGCAACAACCTAATTACATCAACATGCTCACCTCTTGCTGCATGATGAAGAGGCTGCAAAAAATAGTCACAATCACAAGATCA
This sequence is a window from Arachis duranensis cultivar V14167 chromosome 2, aradu.V14167.gnm2.J7QH, whole genome shotgun sequence. Protein-coding genes within it:
- the LOC107476261 gene encoding ras-related protein RABC2a, with protein sequence MMSLSSGQISSSYDLSFKILLIGDSAVGKSSLLLSFISNSTEELAPTIGVDFKIKQLIVGGKRLKLTIWDTAGQERFRTLTSSYYRGAQGIILVYDVTRRESFTNLSEVWSKEVELYSTNQDCVKLLVGNKVDRVSERAVSRDEGSALAKELGCLFFECSAKTRENVESCFEELVLKIMDAPSLLEEGSSTVKRNILKQKQEPQASQQSGGCCS